A portion of the Babylonia areolata isolate BAREFJ2019XMU chromosome 4, ASM4173473v1, whole genome shotgun sequence genome contains these proteins:
- the LOC143280960 gene encoding uncharacterized protein LOC143280960, giving the protein MDLKFVLLAVVFVTWSGVETAEYTCEQLDSNTNIIPFNNGKKAMFAVPCKYNAVRQKCGDHIINVSPGFISIGKHYRLDTVWLGVKTGDAEWEGRTTNKKAVKFLNGNSTELYAKMTDTGPETSDVVNFTVEKKATVATALDGSFKVVFGPWDPDRKDFKKSFWSFSCLTNEPFVMSPYPQQVCGDNARDVYSGSDFASQSDMFLFHVFNETDAKIKQMDGLCLQAETTFQTTCQNDDRRKDAILTCGQILAEKLCRNCVTKYACSPMQVFVACLDWACSGYTNQTACAIVGASIDLCRTFTTGNLTQKMEDAKCYKEFIPITVKKRDAGSSAKDE; this is encoded by the exons ATGGACTTGAAGTTTGTTCTTCTGGCTGTCGTGTTTGTGACGTGGAGCG GCGTGGAAACGGCCGAATACACGTGCGAACAGCTggacagcaacaccaacatcatcccCTTCAATAACGGCAAGAAAGCCATGTTCGCCGTGCCCTGCAAATATAACGCAGTCCGTCAGAAGTGCGGCGATCACATCATCAACGTGTCACCGGGCTTCATCTCCATCGGCAAACACTACCGTCTGGACACCGTGTGGCTGGGCGTCAAGACGGGAGATGCTGAGTGGGAAGGCCGCACTACCAACAAAAAAGCTGTGAAG TTTTTGAACGGAAACAGCACCGAGCTCTACGCCAAAATGACAGACACAGGACCGGAGACATCGGACGTGGTCAATTTCACGGTGGAGAAGAAAGCGACTGTGGCCACTGCCTTGGACGGTTCTTTCAAGGTGGTATTCGGTCCCTGGGACCCTGACCGAAAAGACTTCAAGAAATCCTTCTGGTCCTTTTCCTGTCTAACCAATGAGCCGTTTGTGATGAGCCCGTACCCCCAGCAAGTGTGTG GAGACAATGCCCGAGACGTTTATTCCGGGAGTGATTTTGCGTCACAAAGTGATATGTTCCTGTTCCATGTCTTCAACGAAACCGacgcaaaaatcaaacaaat GGACGGACTGTGCCTGCAGGCAGAGACAACTTTCCAGACCACCTGTCAGAACGACGACCGGCGCAAAGACGCCATACTGACGTGTGGCCAGATTCTGGCGGAAAAACTGTGCAGAAACTGCGTCACCAAGTACGCCTGTAGCCCCATGCAGGTGTTCGTG GCCTGTCTGGACTGGGCCTGCAGCGGCTACACGAACCAAACCGCCTGTGCCATTGTTGGGGCCAGTATCGACTTGTGTCGTACGTTCACGACCGGCAACCTGACGCAGAAAATGGAAGATGCCAAATGCTACAAAGAGTTCATCCCCATCACTGTAAAAAAGCGCGATGCTGGATCTTCAGCGAAGGACGAATGA